One window of the Anoplolepis gracilipes chromosome 9, ASM4749672v1, whole genome shotgun sequence genome contains the following:
- the Rbbp5 gene encoding retinoblastoma-binding protein 5 homolog, giving the protein MNLELLESFGQNYPEEFDGTLDCISLAVTCTFNKRGTLLAVGCNDGRIVIWDFLTRGIAKIISAHVHPVCSLSWSRNGHKLLSASTDNNVCIWDVLSGECDQKYRFPSPILKVQFHPRNLNKFLVCPMRHAAVMVDVEGTHRVIPLDEDSDLNIVASFDRRGDYVYTGNARGRVLVLDAETLTVKASYKITQGTASNTAVKSIEFARRGSCFLVNTSDRVIRVYDSTEILACGKDGEPEPIQKLQDLVNKTMWKKCCFSGDGEYVCAGSARQHALYVWEKSIGNLVKILHGTKGELLLDVVWHPVRPIIASISSGVVSIWAQNQVENWSAFAPDFKELDENVEYEERESEFDLSDEDKSVVQGEEAQDEEIEVDVASIDRVAAFCSSDEETEDIGSLQFLPISPDVEDSEDNQVTPHEVPIKKHRSHDIDLQGAPIDETHPLLNKGKDKPTTKKGRPRLEHKKGK; this is encoded by the exons atgaatttagaattattag AATCATTTGGACAAAACTATCCAGAG gAATTTGATGGTACATTAGATTGTATATCTCTTGCTGTAACATGTACGTTTAATAAGAGAGGGACATTACTTGCCGTTGGATGTAATGATGGAAGAATTGTAATTTGGGATTTTTTGACTCGTGGTATAGCTAAGATTATTAGTGCCCATGTACATCCTGTTTGTTCATTGAG ttggTCTAGAAATGGTCATAAGTTATTAAGTGCTTCTACagataataatgtatgtatatgggATGTTCTATCAGGGGAATGTGATCAAAAATACAGATTTCCTTCTCCAATATTGAAAGTGCAGTTTCATCCAAGAAATCTGAACAAATTTTTAGTATGCCCAATGCGCCATGCCGCTGTTATGGTTGATGTTGAAGGAACCCATAGAGTTATACCGCTTGATGAAGAT agTGATTTAAACATAGTAGCATCATTTGATAGACGCGGAGATTATGTATACACAGGAAATGCTCGTGGTAGAGTCTTAGTTTTAGATGCTGAGACATTGACCGTAAAAGCTTCTTACAAAATAACACAGGGTACAGCTAGTAATACAGCAGTGAAAAGTATAGAATTTGCACGACGAGGTTCCTGTTTTCTAGTTAATACATCAGATAGAGTAATACGTGTATATGACAGCACCGAAATATTAGCATGTGGCAAAGATGGTGAACCTGAGCCGATTCAAAAATTGCAAGATcttgtaaataaaacaatgtggAAAAAATGTTGCTTTTCGGGTGATGGAGAATATGTGTGTGCTGGATCGGCGAGACAACATGCGTTGTATGTGTGGGAGAAAAGTATTGGAAATTTggtgaaaattttacatgggACTAAGGGCGAGCTTTTACTCGATGTTGTG TGGCATCCAGTGAGACCAATAATTGCATCCATATCATCAGGTGTAGTTTCTATTTGGGCACAAAATCAGGTGGAGAATTGGTCTGCGTTTGCACCAGATTTCAAGGAACTGGATGAAAATGTTGAATATGAGGAAAGAGAAAGCGAATTTGATTTGAGCGACGAAGATAAGTCTGTGGTACAGGGTGAGGAGGCTCAGGATGAAGAAATAGAGGTTGATGTCGCATCAATTGATAGAGTTGCTGCATTTTGTAGCTCTGATGAGGAAACTGAAGATATTGGTTCTCTTCAGTTTCTACCTATATCTCCAGATGTGGAAGATTCTGAAGATAATCAAGTGACACCACACGAAGTGCCAATAAAGAAACATCGTTCTCACGACATAGATTTACAGGGAGCACCAATTGATG aaactcATCCTTTGCTAAACAAAGGGAAGGATAAGCCAACCACGAAGAAGGGAAGACCAAGATTAGAACAcaagaaaggaaaataa